In Lysinibacillus sp. 2017, the DNA window TCAGTTAGTAAGTCACGGATTTCCATTTCTACTAATTCTAATAATTCTTCGTCATCAACCATATCACATTTGTTCATGAATACTACTAAGTAAGGAACACCTACTTGTTTAGAAAGTAAGATATGCTCACGAGTTTGTGGCATTGGGCCATCAGCAGCAGATACTACTAAGATACCGCCGTCCATTTGAGCAGCACCAGTGATCATGTTTTTAACATAATCGGCGTGTCCAGGGCAGTCAACGTGTGCATAGTGACGAGTTGCTGTTTCATATTCAACGTGAGAAGTATTGATTGTAATACCACGTTCTTTTTCTTCTGGAGCGTTGTCAATGTCAGCGTAAGATTTAGCTTCGCCACCCATTGCTTTTGATAATACTGTTGCGATTGCAGCAGTTAAAGTTGTTTTACCATGGTCAACGTGTCCGATTGTACCAATGTTAGCATGCGTTTTAGAACGGTCAAATTTTTCTTTAGCCATTAGAAAATGCCTCCTCAGGGATTATGTTTTATTTTTAAAATTTATACTAAAATTGCTGACTACAAATGGGCCCATCTGTAGTCCTGCAATCATAGCTTACAAATTATTTATACTTGATGCAAGGTGAAATTTCAATTATTCACCTTTATTTTTTTTGATGATGTCTTCTGCAATTGATTTTGGAACTTCTTCATAATGATCAAATGTCATTGAGAATACACCGCGACCTTGAGTTGCAGAACGTAGAGTAGTTGCATATCCGAACATTTCAGATAGTGGAACCATAGAACGTACCACTTGAGAGTTACCGCGAGCTTCCATACCCTCTACGCGACCGCGACGAGCAGTAATGTTACCCATGATATCACCAAGATATTCTTCTGGAATTACAACGTCTACTTTCATCATTGGTTCTAAAATAACTGCGTTACAACGTTTCGCAGCTTCTTTTAATGCCATAGATGCAGCAATTTTAAACGCCATCTCATTTGAGTCAACGTCATGGTAAGAACCGAATACTAATTTTGCTTTAATGTCGATAAGTGGGTAACCAGCTACTACACCGCGATCTAAAGAATCACGTAAACCAGCTTCTACAGCAGGAATGTATTCACGAGGTACAACACCACCAACGATAGCGTTTTCGAATTCGAAACCTTTACCCTCTTCGTTTGGAGAGAACTCGATCGTTACGTCACCGTATTGACCGCGACCACCAGATTGACGAGTGAATTTACCTTGAACTTTTGCAGAGCCACGGAATGTTTCACGGTAAGATACCATTGGAGCACCAACGTTTGCTTCTACTTTAAATTCACGTTTCATACGGTCAACTAGGATGTCTAAGTGTAACTCACCCATACCAGAGATGATTGTTTGTCCAGTTTCTGTGTCTGTGTGAGCACGGAAAGTTGGATCTTCTTCTTGTAGTTTTTGTAAAGCTTGACCCATTTTATCTTGGTCTGCTTTAGATTTTGGTTCTACAGAAAGAGAGATTACTGGTTCTGGGAAATCCATTGATTCTAAGATAACAAGGTTTTTCTCGTCACATAGAGTATCACCAGTAGTAGTATCTTTAAGACCTACAGCTGCTGCAATATCCCCAGCAAATACTTTAGGAATCTCTTCACGAGAGTTAGCGTGCATTTGTAGGATACGACCTACACGTTCACGTTTACCTTTAGAAGAGTTTTGTACGTATGAACCAGATTCTAATGTACCTGAATACACACGGAAGAATGTTAATTTACCTACGAATGGGTCAGTCATTACTTTGAATGCAAGAGCTGAGAACGGCTCTTCATCAGAAGAATGACGGATGATTTCCTCATCGCCATCAACATCAGTACCATTAATAGAAGGAACGTCTGTTGGAGCTGGTAAGTAAGCAACTGCAGCATCTAACATTTTACGAACACCTTTGTGTTTAAATGCAGTACCACATAATACAGGGTAGAATTCTACTGCGATTGTAGCTTTACGGATAGCCGCTTTAAGCTCTTCATTAGTAATTTCTTCACCTGCAAAGTATTTTTCCATGATATCTTCATTAACGTCAGCGATAGCTTCGATTAATTTTTCACGGTATTCTTCTGCTTGTGCTTTGTGAGACTCAGGAATTGGCTCACCAGCACGTACAGCAGTACCTTCTTCGTTATCATAGTATGTTACATCCATTTCAACTAAGTCAATGATTGCTGAGAAATCGTCTTCAGCACCAATTGGTAATTGAATTGGGTGAGCGTTAGCTTGTAAGCGATCGTGTAAAGTTCCTACAGAATATAAGAAGTCCGCACCCATTTTATCCATCTTGTTGATGAATACGATACGTGGAACTCCGTAAGTAGTAGCTTGACGCCATACTGTTTCAGTTTGAGGCTCAACACCAGATTGAGCATCTAATACTGTTACAGCTCCATCAAGTACACGTAATGAACGTTCTACTTCTACAGTGAAGTCTACGTGTCCAGGTGTATCGATGATGTTGATTCGGTGACCATCCCATTGAGCTGTAGTTGCAGCAGAAGTGATCGTGATACCACGTTCTTGTTCTTGCTCCATCCAGTCCATTTGAGAAGCGCCTTCATGAGTTTCACCGATTTTGTGGATCTTACCAGTGTAATAAAGGATACGCTCAGTTGTTGTTGTTTTACCAGCATCAATGTGAGCCATGATCCCAATATTACGTGTATTCTCTAGAGAGAATTCGCGTTTCATAGGAAATTTCTCCTTCCATATTGGGTTAACTATATAAGTAAAAATCTAAGCTCTAGCAAGCTAGAGCATAGATCAAATTACCAACGATAGTGAGCGAATGCTTTGTTCGCTTCTGCCATTTTGTGCATATCTTCACGTTTCTTAACTGAAGCACCAGTGTTGTTAGATGCATCTAAGATTTCGTTAGCTAAGCGTTCTTCCATAGTTTTTTCACCACGAAGACGAGAATAGTTAACTAGGTAACGTAAACCTAAAGTTGTACGGCGTTCAGGACGAACTTCAACCGGTACTTGGTAGTTAGAACCACCAACACGGCGAGCACGTACTTCTAATACTGGCATAATGTTGTTTAATGCAGCTTCAAATACTTCGATAGGATTTTGGCCAGAACGCTCTTGAACTAATTCGAAAGCTCCGTATAAAATCTTTTGAGAAGTACCTCTTTTACCATCAATCATCATTTTGTTAATTAAACGAGTTACTAGTTTCGAATTATAAATTGGATCTGGTAACACGTCACGTTTGGAAACAGGACCTTTACGAGGCATGTGTTTTCCTCCTTTCAAATAGTGGTCTATTTATATTTAAATTATTTTTTTTCTTTAGGGCGTTTTGTTCCGTATTTAGAACGTGATTGTAAACGGCCAGTTACACCAGCTGTATCAAGAGCACCACGTACGATATGGTAACGAACACCCGCTAAGTCTTTTACGCGTCCGCCACGGATAAGAACAACACTATGTTCTTGTAAGTTGTGACCTTCACCTGGGATATACGCAGTAACCTCAAGTTGGTTAGTTAAGCGTACACGAGCATATTTACGTAAAGCTGAGTTTGGTTTACGTGGCGTCATCGTACCAACACGAGTACAAACTCCGCGTTTTTGTGGAGATTTAACGTCAGTTAAAGATTTCTTAAATGAGTTATATCCTTTGTTTAACGCTGGAGATTTTGATTTCGTGATTTTAGATTGACGAGGCTTACGTACTAATTGATTAATTGTAGGCATCGATATGTCCTCCCTTCATTTTTTCCTTGTTTCAATACCACACATCCAGGTGGTTCATTTTTTGGGTAAAAACAAAGTCTTTGTGTATTTTTACACAAAAACTACATCGCAGTAATCGCAACTACCGCAGCTCCAACATGAATGCCGCAAGCTTTACCAAGTTCTTTCTTAGAATCGACGTGATAAACTGGTACACCAATTTCTTTCGCGAGAAGAATGGCCGGATCGGTTACCCAATTGTCAGCATCAATTGCGACAAAAAGAGCGGTTACTTGTCCAGCATGCATTGCTTTCACTGCTTGCTTTATACCTATGATTGTTTGACTAGCCTGTTTTACTTGATCGTAAGACATTTTCATATCCTCCTAAGTACAGACAGTTAACTATCAACCTTCAATATATTATCATTCTAAAGTTACACTGTCAACCAATATCTTACGAAAGAATGCTGGTTGATTTTTTTAAAGTGAAATTCTTAGAAAAACTCCGGTAGAGAATACTCTCCACCGGAATTCTTATTATTGAATGACTTTATTATTCAGCTGTAGTTACTTCTTCTTTTTTATCTTGGTCCATACGGATTTGACGGTAACGTTGCATACCAGTACCTGCTGGAACTAGTTTACCAATAATTACGTTTTCTTTCAGACCTAGAAGTTCATCACGTTTACCTTTAATTGCAGCATCCGTTAACACACGAGTTGTTTCTTGGAATGATGCAGCAGATAAGAATGATTCAGTTTCAAGAGAAGCTTTTGTAATACCAAGGATTACTGGGCGACAAGTTGCTGGTGTTTTACCACTAAGAACAGCTTCTTTGTTTGCCTCAGAGAATTGGTGAATATCTAATAATGAACCTGGTAATAATTCAGTATCACCAGCTTCGATTACACGAACTTTACGAAGCATTTGGCGAACCATTACTTCGATGTGTTTATCCCCAATTTCTACCCCTTGCATACGGTATACTTTTTGTACTTCTTTTAATAAATATTCTTGAACTGTCGATACGTCTTTAACTTTTAATAATTGTTTAGGATCGATCGAACCTTCAGATAATGTTTGACCTGCTACAATTGCATCGCCTTCAACTACTTTTAAGCGTGCATTGTATGGTGCTTGGTATTTACGAGTTTCCACGTCACCTTGAATTGTAACTTCTTTTAGACCTTCACGAATTTCTTCGATTTCGATTACGTTACCTGAAATTTCAGAGATCACTGCTTGACCTTTCGGGTTACGTGCTTCGAAAATCTCTTGAATACGTGGAAGACCTTGTGTAATATCGTTACCTGCTACCCCACCTGTATGGAATGTACGCATTGTTAACTGTGTACCTGGTTCACCGATAGATTGTGCAGCAATAATACCTACTGCTTCACCAACTTCTACCTCATCACCTGTAGCTAAGTTCATACCATAACATTTTTTACATACACCATGTTTTGTATTACATGTGAATGCTGAACGGATTGTTATTTCTTCAATGCCTGCTTCTGCAATTAGACGCGCAACATCTTGTGTAACTAAACCATCACGTTCTACAATAACCGCTCCAGTTTCTGGGTGACGAACTGTTTTCTTCACGTAACGACCAACAATACGTTCGTCTAACGCTTCGATTAATTCGTTGCCTTCCATTAATGAACCGATTAATAAACCGCGGTCAGTGCCACAGTCGTCTTCACGAACGATAACATCTTGTGCTACGTCTACTAAACGACGAGTTAAGTAACCTGAATCGGCCGTTTTAAGTGCTGTATCGGCAAGACCTTTACGCGCACCATGTGTAGAGATGAAGTACTCTAATACTGTTAAACCTTCACGGAATGAAGACTTGATTGGTAACTCGATGATACGACCAGCTGGGTTGGCCATCAGACCACGCATACCAGCTAACTGTGTAAAGTTAGATGCGTTACCACGGGCACCAGAGTCAGACATCATGAAGATTGGGTTTGTTTTCTTCAATGATTTCATCAGTTTGCCTTGGATTTCATCCTTGGCAGCAGTCCATACGTTAATAACACGGTTGTAACGTTCTTCTTCTGTGATTAAACCACGACGGAATTGAACCATTACTTTATCTACTTTATTTTGTGCTTCTTCTAAGATAACGCCTTTATCTGGTAATACTACGATATCAGAAACACCTACAGTAATACCTGCACGAGTAGAATATTTGAAACCTAAGTTTTTCATACGGTCAAGCATTTTAGAAGTTTCCGTAATGTGGAACTCTTTAAATACTTCTGCAATGATATTTCCTAAGAATTTTTTACGGAAAGGATCTACTACCGGCGCATTCGTGAAGTGCTTCGTTAATACAGCACGACGTTGTGCTTCCACTTGTTCAGCTTCTGATAATTCAGCATAGCCTTCTGTAGCTTCGATTTCTTTTCGTAATTCTTCGTCAATTGTTAAGTTTACGAAGTATTTCTCAGGTGTTTTTTGTTCTAAGTTAAACGTTGTTGGCTCATTAATGTAAGGGAATGAGCTTGGTAAGATTTCATTGAAAATTACTTTACCAGCTGTTGTTAATAGGAACATTTTGTTTTGTTCTTCAGTAAATGATTTTTTATTTAATGAAGAAGCTTTAATCGCAATACGAGTGTGTAAGTGAACATGACCATTTTGGTATGCAACTAACACTTCGTCTGAGTCATTAAAGATAGAACCTTCACCACGTACGCCTTCACGTTCAAGAGTTAAGTAATAGTTACCTAATACCATATCTTGAGATGGAGTTACTACTGGTTTAC includes these proteins:
- the fusA gene encoding elongation factor G; translation: MKREFSLENTRNIGIMAHIDAGKTTTTERILYYTGKIHKIGETHEGASQMDWMEQEQERGITITSAATTAQWDGHRINIIDTPGHVDFTVEVERSLRVLDGAVTVLDAQSGVEPQTETVWRQATTYGVPRIVFINKMDKMGADFLYSVGTLHDRLQANAHPIQLPIGAEDDFSAIIDLVEMDVTYYDNEEGTAVRAGEPIPESHKAQAEEYREKLIEAIADVNEDIMEKYFAGEEITNEELKAAIRKATIAVEFYPVLCGTAFKHKGVRKMLDAAVAYLPAPTDVPSINGTDVDGDEEIIRHSSDEEPFSALAFKVMTDPFVGKLTFFRVYSGTLESGSYVQNSSKGKRERVGRILQMHANSREEIPKVFAGDIAAAVGLKDTTTGDTLCDEKNLVILESMDFPEPVISLSVEPKSKADQDKMGQALQKLQEEDPTFRAHTDTETGQTIISGMGELHLDILVDRMKREFKVEANVGAPMVSYRETFRGSAKVQGKFTRQSGGRGQYGDVTIEFSPNEEGKGFEFENAIVGGVVPREYIPAVEAGLRDSLDRGVVAGYPLIDIKAKLVFGSYHDVDSNEMAFKIAASMALKEAAKRCNAVILEPMMKVDVVIPEEYLGDIMGNITARRGRVEGMEARGNSQVVRSMVPLSEMFGYATTLRSATQGRGVFSMTFDHYEEVPKSIAEDIIKKNKGE
- the rpsG gene encoding 30S ribosomal protein S7, which codes for MPRKGPVSKRDVLPDPIYNSKLVTRLINKMMIDGKRGTSQKILYGAFELVQERSGQNPIEVFEAALNNIMPVLEVRARRVGGSNYQVPVEVRPERRTTLGLRYLVNYSRLRGEKTMEERLANEILDASNNTGASVKKREDMHKMAEANKAFAHYRW
- the rpsL gene encoding 30S ribosomal protein S12, whose translation is MPTINQLVRKPRQSKITKSKSPALNKGYNSFKKSLTDVKSPQKRGVCTRVGTMTPRKPNSALRKYARVRLTNQLEVTAYIPGEGHNLQEHSVVLIRGGRVKDLAGVRYHIVRGALDTAGVTGRLQSRSKYGTKRPKEKK
- a CDS encoding ribosomal L7Ae/L30e/S12e/Gadd45 family protein — translated: MSYDQVKQASQTIIGIKQAVKAMHAGQVTALFVAIDADNWVTDPAILLAKEIGVPVYHVDSKKELGKACGIHVGAAVVAITAM
- the rpoC gene encoding DNA-directed RNA polymerase subunit beta' gives rise to the protein MIDVNEFEYMKIGLASPDKIRSWSYGEVKKPETINYRTLKPEKDGLFCERIFGPTKDWECHCGKYKRVRYKGVVCDRCGVEVTRSKVRRERQGHIELAAPVSHIWYFKGIPSRMGLILDMSPRALEEVIYFASYVVVDPGQTSLGFKDLLSEKEYRAYREKYGNGFEAAMGAEAIKSLLEKINLEEETHTLKEELKSAQGQRRTRAIKRLEVVESFRNSGNKPEWMILDVLPVIPPELRPMVQLDGGRFATSDLNDLYRRVINRNNRLKRLLDLGAPSIIVQNEKRMLQEAVDALIDNGRRGRPVTGPGNRPLKSLSHMLKGKQGRFRQNLLGKRVDYSGRSVIVVGPNLKMYQCGLPKEMAIELFKPFVMKELVERGLAHNIKSAKRKIERMHNEVWDVLEDVIREHPVLLNRAPTLHRLGIQAFEPTLVEGRAIRLHPLVCTAYNADFDGDQMAVHVPLSAEAQAEARLLMLAAQNILNPKDGKPVVTPSQDMVLGNYYLTLEREGVRGEGSIFNDSDEVLVAYQNGHVHLHTRIAIKASSLNKKSFTEEQNKMFLLTTAGKVIFNEILPSSFPYINEPTTFNLEQKTPEKYFVNLTIDEELRKEIEATEGYAELSEAEQVEAQRRAVLTKHFTNAPVVDPFRKKFLGNIIAEVFKEFHITETSKMLDRMKNLGFKYSTRAGITVGVSDIVVLPDKGVILEEAQNKVDKVMVQFRRGLITEEERYNRVINVWTAAKDEIQGKLMKSLKKTNPIFMMSDSGARGNASNFTQLAGMRGLMANPAGRIIELPIKSSFREGLTVLEYFISTHGARKGLADTALKTADSGYLTRRLVDVAQDVIVREDDCGTDRGLLIGSLMEGNELIEALDERIVGRYVKKTVRHPETGAVIVERDGLVTQDVARLIAEAGIEEITIRSAFTCNTKHGVCKKCYGMNLATGDEVEVGEAVGIIAAQSIGEPGTQLTMRTFHTGGVAGNDITQGLPRIQEIFEARNPKGQAVISEISGNVIEIEEIREGLKEVTIQGDVETRKYQAPYNARLKVVEGDAIVAGQTLSEGSIDPKQLLKVKDVSTVQEYLLKEVQKVYRMQGVEIGDKHIEVMVRQMLRKVRVIEAGDTELLPGSLLDIHQFSEANKEAVLSGKTPATCRPVILGITKASLETESFLSAASFQETTRVLTDAAIKGKRDELLGLKENVIIGKLVPAGTGMQRYRQIRMDQDKKEEVTTAE